A segment of the Amphiura filiformis unplaced genomic scaffold, Afil_fr2py scaffold_64, whole genome shotgun sequence genome:
AAGCCAACATTTGCcctaaataggctattccatttgaaatgcatatgtgacacgatctggtccatgggggccaaaggcggcaaatttgaaactaagatagaggcaaaaatatggagtaaaaaacaataaaatacataagaaaatagacagcaaaaaacttcaaaactttagaaccaagtcacagtatgctaggcctttggtgttttcagtatatgatagcctattttaagtataatgtaataatcaTAGTAACTCAATTATCAAAAATacttcctttggcccccatggaccagatcatgtcacatttacccTCTAggcaaaaaataaaagttgtttgattgtcctcatatgaccgaccctaatctggaaaatctggaaaaaagtgggttttttttgtttgttttactgtATAACTGAAATAACCCAATGCTAGCTTTTTAATTGACACCCTAGattaaaaaatccaaattatatttttgaaattatgatcaaaaacagcacatattttcttattatgttctttatatttgatGAGTTATATTTGCCCATATCTAATAAACGGATATATCAGGTGTTTTTTTGTGCTTTTTCTCAGCTTAGAAGACGCCATCAAGCTTATCTACATCAGAGGAAGGCAGATGAAGAAGACTAGTGGGAGAGGGTCCATGGTAGCTGTATTACATGCAGTAGAAGAAGTTCAGGCCAGGTTAGAGAATAGTGAATACGTAAGTGTGGTCGATGTTGCGGCTATTAATAGCCCGAGTCAAATTGTACTATCAGGAGACAAAGATTCAGTTACTGGGTTTTCAGATGGGTTGAAGAGAGATGGCATTAGATGCATTAGTTTGAGAGTTGATAATGCATTCCATAGCTACCAGCAAGATGATGTCAAGAAAGATTTGATCAAAAAGCTGAAGTATCTGGATCCGTCATCTTCCAAAGATCTTTATGGAATGGTACCGATAGTGCCAATGGTATCTACAGTGACGACTGAATACTTAGATAGGGAGACTACAAACACATCGGATTACTGGTGGAAGAATGTCAGACAAGCCGTCAAATTCCGCGGTGCAGTTGAGAAGTTGATCCAAGATGGCTACAACTGCTTTTTAGAAGTTAGTCCCCATCCAGCTCTATCACCAGCCTTGAGGGATATCATTATATCATACGGAAACAAACCCAATCCACACATGTTCGTCACTGGATCGCTACGACGTCCATCAGACACCAGAGAGGTTGCAGACGACAAAGTCAACATTCTGCGTTCATTAGCGAAACTTCACGTAGAAGGATATCATTACGATTTGGATCTTCTCTTCAAAGATGGCGGCGACTACAAAGTGATGTCACTTCCTCCGTATCCATGGCAGCGAGTAATGTGTTCAGCGACTACAGAAAAAGCAAACAAACTGTTCAAATTCCCAGCAGGTCATCACCCACTTCTAGGAAAACGCCAAGAGTTGTCTCACTTCAAGGGAGAAGGTGCTCCACAAGTATGGCGATCCAAGTATGGAATCTCCTCAATACCTTGGGTACGGGATCACAAGCTTCACGGCAGCATTGTTATACCAGCAGCGGCACAAACAGAGACCATGCTTGCTGCAGCAAAAGAGCAGTTCCCGGATTCAGAGATCATAACACTACGTGATCTGAAATTTGAGCGATTCATCTTTGCACCAAGTACAAAAGGAATGCTTGAAACTACACTGGAGGTTAGACATCGGGAGGCACAGTTCACCTTGAAAAGCTTTAATCCATCGGACCAAACATGGACATCACACAGCAAAGGACACATAGACACTCCTAACAGAGTGCGAAGCTCCTCAGTCCATCAGCAAATGGATGACGATTTCCGTTGCGTTCGTTTAGCTACAGATGAAATCCGTCGGAAGTGTCCATTTGAAGTTGACCAACACGAGTTTTACTCACGACTTTGGCGTGGTGGATTCCATCTGGGCGATATGTTTAAATGCGTCAACATGGCGTTCTTCAGTCATGATTACAACGAAGCACTGTTATACACATCTGTTCCCGAGCCACTGGAGAAGGAATTCAAGCGTTATGTGTTCCATCCGGTATTGCTGGACAGCACATTCCAAGGAATCGGAATCTGTCAAATGTTTCAAGAACAGGAGAAAGCACGAAATGCAAAGACAGTGTTTCGCACATGGTTCCAAGTTCCTCACAGTGTAAAGAAAGTACGACTCCAAGGTAAGGCAACTACTCAGATAGCCTTCCACGTCAAGATATATCACGAGGATGATAAAACGGTCGGAGATGTTGTTGTGGCTGATGCAACAAACCAAAGAGTATTTGCCCAACTGGATCGGATCAGCTTTGAAAATGTCCATTCCAACGAACCAGAGGAAAAGGTGCAATTACGGAGAAAGGAATGGGAGAAGATCTCAGTCGATGTAGATGAGAATATTATCAATCAACCACCAAAACTTCCTCCAAAGTTGAATTCAAGGATCAGCAGGCCTTTGAGCGCAATTGGTTCAGAGAACCCCGGCGCTGTCATCGTCATCAAAGATAAGCAAGGCATTGCTATGGACCTGAAGAGAAGACTAGAAGTCGACAGCGTTGTAAGTGTCCTTGATCCACGAATATTGATTGACGGTGATGAAAGATTTCGCCGAGTTCTGAGATCGTTAGGTATAGTGACAGACATCATCATGCTCTCAACTCTAGATATTACGCAGTATGGACCACTTGGAAAAATCAACAGGGATAACTTTGAGGAAATCCAGTCTGCGATAGCCTTGTCACCTATCAGTCTATTCCGAGCCGTGGTCACTCATGATGCTAAGTTAAGACCCAGGGTATGGATGGTAACAAGAGGAGCTCATGCTGTACTGGATGTAGATGTTGTAGACCCACTAATGGCACCGGCATCCGCGTTGAATCTTACACTCATGCATGAAGAATGCGAGTTTTCTATTGCTACAATTGATCTGCCATCAGTAGTAGACTATGAAGAATCGGCCGAATGGTTATATCAGTACCTGCGGTCAGCACCAAGTGATGAAAACCTCGTAGCTCTAAGACGCAAGATTCCACTACCAGCTATGGATTATCAGCGAGAGACTGTGACTTTTGATGCCTTTGCTCTTCGCACTCAAGTACAGCCACAGTCTAGTTTCTCAGCACCAACTTTGTCTACGGATTGGCAGGTGGACGTCGTTGATACCTTGAAGCAGAAACGCTTGGTGGTGAAACAAAACCACGAAGTTCCACAAGAAAGGGGTCCAGAGGATGTTGCTGTTAATGTGTCAGCCTTTGCTGTCCAACAGCTGAAAGATGCATCCGACAAGAGGGTTAGTCTCAGCTACTTGTACGCAGGGCATGTCACCAATTGCAGTGAGGAGATCCAAGTTCTATTCCGAATGCGTAGTAATGTCTTAGGTTTCCGCTCAGGGGGTCACGTCACTCAAACGGTGTGGTCTAACGCTAATGAACTCGTCCCCATCCCAGCAAATCTGACTCCAGTAGAAGCCATCAATATTGTTCGTGACTATCTACCAGCCTTTGTTGCTTTCCACGACACTTTACAGTTGAACGAAAATGGCACCGTGATCGTCTGTTTGAGTTCTCTTAGTGACCGTGTTGGCTTGGCAACCACCCATCTTGCTCTTGAACAAGGTGCGAGCGTCTTCCTGCACGTAGAGACACAGGATACCAACATACTTCCAGTTGAGAAACTTTTAGGCATTTTGGGAGATTCAAGAGTGGTTATTACATCGAATGAGAACTTCAATAATCTCATCAATGACGGATCTGTAGATGTATTGTTATTTGCTGGAGAGATGACTCAAGACTCCAACAGCCTGACACGCCTTGTCGGTAAGATTCGTCCTTTCGGTACAGTAGTACAAATCCATGGCCGTAATGGAGCGAGTGAATCACGGATTAACTGCCTACCACCAAACACATACTTCTTGAGTATCGACATGGGTCTTGGTCGATACGAGGAAATGAAACCACGACTTCAGGATTCTATGATCAGATTGTTGCAGATGTTCAGTGTCCACAACGGATTCCAGGCTTTGAAGAACCTCACAGTACCAACAGCTCCGATATCCAAGTTATCAAGATCACCACACGCATCTATCGAAGAGGTCACCGTTACCATTGACGAGGAAACCATTCCTACCAcgctgaattttgatgatatcGAATTTACCGCCAGCGGAGACGTAGCTTACCTTGTGACTGGTGGATCACGTGGATTTGGTCTGACTGTGGTTGAATGGCTTGTCAAATGCGGCGCTAGACACGTGTATATCATATCACGCTCAACACCAGAAGAAGAAGCAGTCCTGAAGTTCAAGTCTTTCCGGGACACTGGTGCGAGAATCACACACCTGAAAGTAGACATGGGTCGTGATCATGAAGTTGAGAAAGCTTTGACGGCTATTCAAGATAACGAAGACCTACCACTTGAAGGAATTTTCCACTGTGCTACAGTTTATGACGATGTCATGCTGAGGAACGTCACAGCAGAATCCTGGAATAATGTGATGGTCCCAAAAGCTTTCGGAGCGTTAGTACTTCATCAACTGAGCGTCAAGATGGGCTTCCCGATCAGATACTTCGTTATGATATCTTCAGTGGTAGAAATGCTTGGCAATGCGGGCCAAGGCAGTTACTGTGCTGCCAACACATTCCTGTCTGGTCTATGTACCATGCGCCGAAAACTCGGTCTTCCAGCCACTGTGATCTCCCCTGGTGTAATCAATACTTCAGGGTTTGCAGCACGAGAAGGATTTGTTAACCTCTGGGAAAACATGGGAATGACCAGCCTACCACCGTCCGAAGTATTGAAAGGTCTTGGTTGTATACTATCTACAAATTTCCCCGATCTTGGCTTAACAGGAGCTATGGATCGCCGCAAGTATGCCAAGGCAAATGCTACCATGCTCTCCCATCACTTCAGTGAGACAAGTGGTACGTTTTCCGTCCTGAAGAAACTATTCCCAGACAGGGATTGCGTTCTAGATTCTGACAATGACATTCAGATGAGAATACGTCTTCTTCCTGCTGCAGATGCTCAGAGTCTTATCTTTAAGACTTTGTCTAATCATCTTGTGCAGAGGCTTGGTTTGAGCGATGAAGTTTCTCAAGACGCATCTCCAATGACGCTTGGTCTCGACTCGCATATGTCTACAGAGCTAAGTCAGGTTATCCACGAGAACTTTGCAGTTACTCTGTCACCCATGGAACTGTTGAACGACACCCTTACACTTCGTAACTTGACTTTGTCCATCTACAACAAAGTGCTGACATCTTCTGGTGAGGACGAAGAAGCAAGCCCCACACCTGTGGCCATTCGCAATGAGC
Coding sequences within it:
- the LOC140144575 gene encoding LOW QUALITY PROTEIN: phthioceranic/hydroxyphthioceranic acid synthase-like (The sequence of the model RefSeq protein was modified relative to this genomic sequence to represent the inferred CDS: inserted 2 bases in 1 codon) is translated as MSYICPYLINGYIRCFFVLFLSLEDAIKLIYIRGRQMKKTSGRGSMVAVLHAVEEVQARLENSEYVSVVDVAAINSPSQIVLSGDKDSVTGFSDGLKRDGIRCISLRVDNAFHSYQQDDVKKDLIKKLKYLDPSSSKDLYGMVPIVPMVSTVTTEYLDRETTNTSDYWWKNVRQAVKFRGAVEKLIQDGYNCFLEVSPHPALSPALRDIIISYGNKPNPHMFVTGSLRRPSDTREVADDKVNILRSLAKLHVEGYHYDLDLLFKDGGDYKVMSLPPYPWQRVMCSATTEKANKLFKFPAGHHPLLGKRQELSHFKGEGAPQVWRSKYGISSIPWVRDHKLHGSIVIPAAAQTETMLAAAKEQFPDSEIITLRDLKFERFIFAPSTKGMLETTLEVRHREAQFTLKSFNPSDQTWTSHSKGHIDTPNRVRSSSVHQQMDDDFRCVRLATDEIRRKCPFEVDQHEFYSRLWRGGFHLGDMFKCVNMAFFSHDYNEALLYTSVPEPLEKEFKRYVFHPVLLDSTFQGIGICQMFQEQEKARNAKTVFRTWFQVPHSVKKVRLQGKATTQIAFHVKIYHEDDKTVGDVVVADATNQRVFAQLDRISFENVHSNEPEEKVQLRRKEWEKISVDVDENIINQPPKLPPKLNSRISRPLSAIGSENPGAVIVIKDKQGIAMDLKRRLEVDSVVSVLDPRILIDGDERFRRVLRSLGIVTDIIMLSTLDITQYGPLGKINRDNFEEIQSAIALSPISLFRAVVTHDAKLRPRVWMVTRGAHAVLDVDVVDPLMAPASALNLTLMHEECEFSIATIDLPSVVDYEESAEWLYQYLRSAPSDENLVALRRKIPLPAMDYQRETVTFDAFALRTQVQPQSSFSAPTLSTDWQVDVVDTLKQKRLVVKQNHEVPQERGPEDVAVNVSAFAVQQLKDASDKRVSLSYLYAGHVTNCSEEIQVLFRMRSNVLGFRSGGHVTQTVWSNANELVPIPANLTPVEAINIVRDYLPAFVAFHDTLQLNENGTVIVCLSSLSDRVGLATTHLALEQGASVFLHVETQDTNILPVEKLLGILGDSRVVITSNENFNNLINDGSVDVLLFAGEMTQDSNSLTRLVGKIRPFGTVVQIHGRNGASESRINCLPPNTYFLSIDMGLGRYEEMKPRLQDSMIRLLQMFSVHNGFQALKNLTVPTAPISKLSRSPHASIEEVTVTIDEETIPTTLNFDDIEFTASGDVAYLVTGGSRGFGLTVVEWLVKCGARHVYIISRSTPEEEAVLKFKSFRDTGARITHLKVDMGRDHEVEKALTAIQDNEDLPLEGIFHCATVYDDVMLRNVTAESWNNVMVPKAFGALVLHQLSVKMGFPIRYFVMISSVVEMLGNAGQGSYCAANTFLSGLCTMRRKLGLPATVISPGVINTSGFAAREGFVNLWENMGMTSLPPSEVLKGLGCILSTNFPDLGLTGAMDRRKYAKANATMLSHHFSETSGTFSVLKKLFPDRDCVLDSDNDIQMRIRLLPAADAQSLIFKTLSNHLVQRLGLSDEVSQDASPMTLGLDSHMSTELSQVIHENFAVTLSPMELLNDTLTLRNLTLSIYNKVLTSSGEDEEASPTPVAIRNELWFRIDESVETPTKQLICFPSVGSGPSMFALWRQQLADHSIQLVSVQMPGWEGREQEKPLQNMSDIVARLSDALAPRLMKGRFVFFGHSLGALIAFELAHHLWKNHDLSPAHLCVSAWYPPTQSYPHPDELEVSGATMRKLQRWVSTRADPMRNPEPVPVKFSFLDQSILNNTRLMMRLFPSVQAAIFTCKKYRFRHRDHLPCHITAFAGKNDPFVNPSLVDDWIXQVNPDFKFKKVVMAGKHMYILQAGKNLLKEIGLALAALPTLDDAAREPREAMGAAAGAAASDNTSSLARSGVGGASASGPIQVEADIERIPHQSPKPVPMPRPSLSSLTGIGLE